The bacterium HR11 genomic interval TGGGCCCGGATGCAGGCGGTCGCCGGTTCATGAACGACGCATGCGCTCGACGAGGTCGGCCAGTTGACGCCGTAGCTCGTGAGCCGGGAGCCGGACCCGCTCGCCGTGCCCCGGCAGGACCCACTCGAAGGAGAACGCCTGGAGCCGCTCCATGGAGCGGGTCTGCTCGGCCCACGAGTACCAGCACACCGACCGGGACGCCGAGAGCCGGCCCTCGTCCCGGTCCCACCAGAGGTGGTCCCCCGTGAACAGGAAGCGGGACTTGTAGAGGAGGACGCAGTGACCCCGCGTGTGACCCGGCGTCGGGATGACGAGAAAATCCGACCCGAAGGCCACGGGGTCAAGGCCCTCGATGAGGACCTCGGCGTCCGGCTGGGCGGCCCGGTCGGCCCGGTGGATGATCCGCCGGCTCCCGAAGTGAGCGGCGTACCGGGCCCCGTCGCCGACGTCGTCCCGATGGGTGAAAAATACGTAGCGGACCCCGCCCATCGCCTCAAAGCGCCGGACGAGATGAGCGACAAAGCGGGGCGCGTCGACGAGCCAGTTGCCCTCGGGATGCCGGATGAAGTAGCTGTGGCCGCCGTAAGACTTGGGGGAGTTGAAGCCGCAGGCGTATACGCCGTCTTCCAGGTGCATCGGGAAGTCCTCGACGGCGGCCCGGACCTCGGCCGATGCCGGTCGGGTCGTCCCGATAGACGCCGTCGGACAGGCGACGAGGGCCCGAAAGGCCCGGCGGCGGGCCTCGGCCGTCACCGGTTGGGCGGCCACGTAAGAGTAGCCGGGTCCCTCGGTGAAGACCTCGGGCGCCAGCTGACGGCAGGTATCGCAGTCGATGCACGTCGCATCGACGAAGAATTCCCCCTCGACGTTGAGGGGAAGCCGCTTCTTGAAGTCCGCCATGAGGAACCTCCAGGCGGGCCGCCGATGCGGTCGATGGCGGGAGGCCTGCCGACCGGGCCCCCTCCGTTCGACTCGGTCGAATCTTACGAGGAGGCGGCGCCCCCCGGTTTTTCCAGCCCCAGCGGCCACGACGTCGGAAGCATGATCATCAGGGCCGCCCCGAGCAGGGCCATGTTCTTCGTGAAGTTGACCATGTCGATCATGCGCATGTTGTCCGTCTCGGCCCAGAAGGCGTGCATCTTGAAGGTCACGGGGATCAGGAACAGGACGATGAGCCACGCTCCCAGGCGGACCTTCCAGCCCAGCAGGACCAGCGCCCCGCCGACGAGGATCATCAGGCCCGACACGATGACGGCCCATTGGGGCGCCGGCACGCCCTTGGACTGGGCGTACCCCGTCAACATGTTCAGGTTCAGAAAATGGTTCAGGCCGTTGTAAAGGAAGAACCCCCCGTAAAGGATCCGTCCGATCAGGGTCAGCCACTTCATGGTCGCTCCTCCCAAATTTCGGGATTGGGTGTCAGGTGTTTGGTGTTGGGTCTTTTGTCCGTCGGCCCAAGGGGCTTACCGGACCTGGAAGTGCCACGTCGCCCCGTCCGTCGCCATGATGAACAGGGCCGCCCCGAGCAGGGCCAGGTTCTTCGTGAAGTTGACCATGTCGATCATGCGCATGTCGCCCGTCTCGGCCCAGAAGTTGTGCATCTTGAAGGTCACGGGGATCAGGAACAGGACGATGAGCAGGGCGCCCCATCGGAAGTGGAACCCCAGCAATATGGACAGCCCACCCAGGAGGATCATCAGGCCCGAGACGATGACGGCCAGTCGGGGTGCCGGCACGCCCTTGGACTGGGCGTACCCCGTAAACATGTTCAGGTTCAGAAAGTGATTCAGGCCCTCGTAGACGAAGTAGCCGCCGTAGAGGACCCGTCCGATGAGATGGACGATGGGCCACCATTCGGCCATCGCAAACCTCCCCCACACCCGGCCGCCGGCCGGGGAGTGACTACTTGCGATCGCCGTCACTCACGGCGAGGCTTTAAGGTCTCCGGTCTCGGGTGCCGGGCCCCGGCCGGGACCCGGCACCCGACACCGTTTCTCCCGACCGGCCCGTCCAGCGGTCCAGGAGGCCCTTCTGGACGTGCCGCAGGTAGAGGGCCCGCAGGAGCGACTGGAGGGTCTCCCGCAAACGCCGAGGCAGGTCGTCGGGCTTCTCCCCCATGGCCTGAGCGTGCTGTTGGGCCCGCCGTAGGAGACGGGTCTCCCACCGGGCCAGCCGCCGGGCCGCCTGTACATAAGGCCGCAGGTCCGCCAGGGTCACGCCCGTCATCCGCCGGACCTCGTCCAGAAGCCGCAGGATGACGATGTCCTCCGGCTCCAGCCGGCCGGTCTCGGCACAGGGGAAGACGAAGCCCAGGCGGGCGGCCTGCTCGATGTCCTCGGCCGTCCATCCCAGCTCCCGACGGACGTCCTCGATGGGTCGGGCTTCCCAGGCGTTGGCCTCGGCCGTCTGCCAGAACAGCTCCATCAGGGTCGGCTCGGCCTGGGGGTCCACCTCCATCCGACGGACGATGGCCCGGACGACCCGGAGGGGCAGGTGCCGCCGGAGCCGAAGGTGAAGGATCAGGGCCAGGCGCTCGACGTCGGCCGGGCAGTACAGCCGGTGGCCGCCCGTCGTCCGCCGAGGCCGGAGGAGGCCCTGCTCCTCCCAGAAGCGAATCTTGCTGACGGTCACCCCGGGAAACCGGGGCTTGAGATAGGCGACGACTTCCCCGATGGTCCAGAGGCGTTCGGCTTCCGTCGTTTCCCGGGTTTTCACGGCACCGCATCCGGGTCGGGATGCAGGATGAGGGGGCCCGGCTCCATGGCGCATAGGCCATGAGCCATCAGCCATGAGCTATGAGCTCTATTCGCCGACCTGCCGCCGGGACCCCCGATCATGAACCTCAATTTCACTTTAGAATATAGGCCCCCGGCCGCCCGCCGTCCAGTCATGGACGAACCCACCGCCCGACCTTAAGTTTCGATGAGGACACGACGCGCCGTCTCGGAGCTTCGACGATGGCCCCGACGTTTACCCTGGAAGAGGCCGAAGCCCTGCGCCGTCAGCTGGAGCCCCAGCTCCGCCGCTTGCGAGAGCTCTATCATGCGACCCGCCGGAGCCAGGCCCGGCTGGAACGCCTCCGGGAGCGGATCCGCCTGAGCGGGGGGTACTATGCCCTGCCCGAGACGACGGCCATCGTCCGACGGATTCAGCAACGGGAGTCGGCCTTCCAGCGCTTCCTCGAGTCGATCCAACGCTTGGGCGTCATCGTTCGGGACGTCGAGACGGGCCTCGTCGACTTCCCCGGCGAGCTGGAGGGCGAGCCCGTGTACTGGTGCTGGAAACTGGACGAGGCCCGCATCCTGTACTACCATCGGCCCGACGAGGGTTTTCAGGGTCGGAAGCCCATCCCCCCGGACCGCCTCCGGCGGGACCGACCGGCGGATAGGGGATGAGGTCCCGGGTGCCGGGTCCCAGGTCTCGGAAAGAGACCTGCGACCGACGCCGACGGAGCCGACGATGTGGACCGCGGATTTCTGGGCGTGGGCCGTCGAGCGAGGCCTGCGGGTCTTCTGGGTCGGCGGGACCGTCCGGGACTGGCTGTTGGGTCGGCGGCCGCCGGACGCCGACGTCGCCGTCCAGGTGACCGGGGCCGCCCGATGGGCCGACGTCGTCGCCGACTTTCAGCGGATGGTCTCCACCCGGGGCGACTCGGTCGTCGTCCTCCAGGCCGAGAAACATACCTATCGGTGGGTCTTAAGGAAAGACCCCGCGCCCGAGACCCCGGACTACAGGCCCCAAGAAGCGGGTGCGTCGGAACCGGCTCGGTGGGTCGATGTCGTCTTCTTTGAGGGTCCTGTCGAAGACGAACTGGCCCGCCGAGATTTTACGATTAACGCCATGGCCGTCGAGTGGACCGATCGGCTCATGGCTCACGGCGCATGGGTCATGGGAGCCGCCTATGACCCATCAGCCGTGAGCCATGCGCCCATTATCGACCCCTGGGGCGGCCGGTCGGACCTGGAACGGGGCATCCTGCGGGTCGTCCGGCCGGAGAACCTGTGGGACGACCCGGTTCGAATCATACGGGCTTATCGGCTGGCCGCCCAGCTCGGATTCCAGATCGACCCGACGACCCGGCGGTGTCTGGCCCTGGAGATGCCGGCCCTCACGACCGTCCCGGGCGAGCGGCTCCACGTCGAGGTCCTGAAGTGGCTGATGGCGCCCCATGCGGATGCGTGGATCCAGGCGGCCGACGAGGACGGCCTGTGGGAGACCCTCTTCCCGGACGTCGGGCCGATGAAGGGATGCGAGCAGGGCGGCTACCATCATAAGGACGTATGGGGCCACACGCTGGAAGTCGTCCGGGCCGTCGGTCCGGTCCTCGAGACGCTGGGTTCGGACGACCGGCTCCGAGACCTCCTCCGGCAGGCTCGGGAGACGTCCTTTGCGATGGGCTTCCCCCGGTATCCCTTCCTCAAGCTGGCGGCCCTCTTCCACGACATCGGCAAACCCTACGTCCGGTCCGTTCGGCGCCCAGGCGTCTATGCGTTCATCGGCCACGCCGAGGCCGGAGCCCGCATCGTAGACGGCCTCCTCGAACGCCTCCGGCTGTCTCACCCGGCCCGGACCTGGGTCCGATGGCTCGTGCGCCATCACATGGTCCCCCTGGAAGCCTGGAAGGCGATGGGACCCGAACGGGCGGCGGCCTATTTGCTCCGACGCTTCGGGCCAGAAGCCGTCTGGTTGGCCGTCCTGTCGGCGGCCGACCAGTTCGGCAAGGCGGGGCCCCGCATGGAGGCAAGGCGGCGGGACGAGTTTATCGCTATCGCCCGGCGGGTCGCCGAACGGGTCCTCGGGGGGTCGCCCGAGGAATGGACGTTCCCCCTCCGGGGGGCAGACCTCGTCGAGGTCCTGGGACTCACTCCGGGTCCGGCCGTCGGCCGCCTCCTGGAGCGCCTCCGGCGGGACTGGGAGCGAGGCCGCTTTGACACGCGGGAAGAAGGCTTGGCCTATGCCCGCCGATGGCGGATGGCGGATGGCGAATAGCGAATGGCGAGTAGCGAGTAGCGAGTGGCGAGTGGCGAATGGCGAATGGTGTGTGTAGAACCAGTCTGGCTCTGTTGACATCCCTGAGCCATCGTCTCAAAGCCCCCTGGGGCGTCCATCCCATCCGAACGCCGGGCGTCATGCCGGGTCCGCCCCTGTGTCGGCGGGCCCAGGGCCTCCGAGCCTCTTCAGAAGCCTGAAGAGGATATCAACAGAGCCAATCAGTCTCATCCATCCGACGGGACCGGGATCGGAC includes:
- the yphA_1 gene encoding Inner membrane protein YphA — its product is MKWLTLIGRILYGGFFLYNGLNHFLNLNMLTGYAQSKGVPAPQWAVIVSGLMILVGGALVLLGWKVRLGAWLIVLFLIPVTFKMHAFWAETDNMRMIDMVNFTKNMALLGAALMIMLPTSWPLGLEKPGGAASS
- the yphA_2 gene encoding Inner membrane protein YphA, with product MAEWWPIVHLIGRVLYGGYFVYEGLNHFLNLNMFTGYAQSKGVPAPRLAVIVSGLMILLGGLSILLGFHFRWGALLIVLFLIPVTFKMHNFWAETGDMRMIDMVNFTKNLALLGAALFIMATDGATWHFQVR
- the cca_2 gene encoding CCA-adding enzyme — its product is MWTADFWAWAVERGLRVFWVGGTVRDWLLGRRPPDADVAVQVTGAARWADVVADFQRMVSTRGDSVVVLQAEKHTYRWVLRKDPAPETPDYRPQEAGASEPARWVDVVFFEGPVEDELARRDFTINAMAVEWTDRLMAHGAWVMGAAYDPSAVSHAPIIDPWGGRSDLERGILRVVRPENLWDDPVRIIRAYRLAAQLGFQIDPTTRRCLALEMPALTTVPGERLHVEVLKWLMAPHADAWIQAADEDGLWETLFPDVGPMKGCEQGGYHHKDVWGHTLEVVRAVGPVLETLGSDDRLRDLLRQARETSFAMGFPRYPFLKLAALFHDIGKPYVRSVRRPGVYAFIGHAEAGARIVDGLLERLRLSHPARTWVRWLVRHHMVPLEAWKAMGPERAAAYLLRRFGPEAVWLAVLSAADQFGKAGPRMEARRRDEFIAIARRVAERVLGGSPEEWTFPLRGADLVEVLGLTPGPAVGRLLERLRRDWERGRFDTREEGLAYARRWRMADGE
- a CDS encoding putative HTH-type transcriptional regulator, giving the protein MKTRETTEAERLWTIGEVVAYLKPRFPGVTVSKIRFWEEQGLLRPRRTTGGHRLYCPADVERLALILHLRLRRHLPLRVVRAIVRRMEVDPQAEPTLMELFWQTAEANAWEARPIEDVRRELGWTAEDIEQAARLGFVFPCAETGRLEPEDIVILRLLDEVRRMTGVTLADLRPYVQAARRLARWETRLLRRAQQHAQAMGEKPDDLPRRLRETLQSLLRALYLRHVQKGLLDRWTGRSGETVSGAGSRPGPGTRDRRP
- the gloB_1 gene encoding Hydroxyacylglutathione hydrolase, coding for MADFKKRLPLNVEGEFFVDATCIDCDTCRQLAPEVFTEGPGYSYVAAQPVTAEARRRAFRALVACPTASIGTTRPASAEVRAAVEDFPMHLEDGVYACGFNSPKSYGGHSYFIRHPEGNWLVDAPRFVAHLVRRFEAMGGVRYVFFTHRDDVGDGARYAAHFGSRRIIHRADRAAQPDAEVLIEGLDPVAFGSDFLVIPTPGHTRGHCVLLYKSRFLFTGDHLWWDRDEGRLSASRSVCWYSWAEQTRSMERLQAFSFEWVLPGHGERVRLPAHELRRQLADLVERMRRS